A single window of Coleofasciculus chthonoplastes PCC 7420 DNA harbors:
- a CDS encoding WD40 domain-containing protein has translation MTHTPQPDDSIADNQTSLNALVRSLRLSQGQFRLILVRCNYGELRQRMVQRLREVSSVPIRELVLPESVESLYGFIKTELADEKPQAVIVLGLESVKNLTGVFKSSNYIREELSHNFSFPLILWMNDPVWQRLIRVAPDLESWATTVEFQWTTAELLEFLTQETEKFFRADLTVSLDNYEEIELAWTALQKRGQAIAPELAANLEFVRGFNDFKHHRFDEALSHYQTCRDVLIDAHTEELERQGILLLHIALCYSRKAEQNSGKDEHNLRISQEYFQDSIQEFIDAQRLDLIAPTIHHFAEVLRQLQDWDDLRHLAESAQRLHQQYGTSLQVAQDYGILAEVALKQSRWQWAKPLAQEALTILNQSPERHPREQGFYRFILASACQSLGEIKAAIAHLEQGIEGNQPDYDPPLYIKSLAMLRSLYFEQGSYRKAFELKQNKRSIEYQYGFQAFAGASHLQAKKQLINVADTSRYQQAIIAQEIAASGREKFIKELIKRICRTDQKLTIIHGQSGVGKSSIIQAGLVPALRQQLIGEREAFPVVLRVYTNWVETLGSGLAEALGKTLNSTAAIIQQLRTNADCNRVTVLIFDQFEEFFFIAKDQGKRQEFYRFLADCLDIPFVKLILSLREDYLHYLLECNRLNYLGAIDHNILDKDILCYLGNFTPDEARLVIERLTQRSQFYLEPGLITELVKDLAVELNSVRPIELQIVGAQLQDENITKLEQYRGLGDNPKEVLVNHYLEGVIKDCGQENDEITRLVLYWLTDENLTRPLKTRSELSKDLDTVGLQVKESQLYDLVLPILVGSGLVVRIPESPDNRYQLVHDYLVSFIRQNQTTELLEELNREKEQRQIGEQRFNQFIKIALVGSVMAVFGLAGLTWQAESQRRRAEKLQIGQSDSLSRYSEELFNQDKIFDALIAGLQAGIPLQQISEKQVNFATKVRVANVLWQAVNKLKPYNSLEEHDSSVNSVSFSPDGKILASGSEDKTIKLWNLETGEAIATLDEHDSSVISVSFSPDGKTLASGSEDKTIKLWNLETGEAIATLDEHDSWVNSVSFSPDGKTLASGSEDKTIKLWNLETGEAIATLDEHDSSVISVSFSPDGKTLASGSGDNTIKLWNLETGKAISTLTGHDSGVISVSFSPDGKTLASGSGDNTIKLWNLETGEVIATLTRYNLWVNSVSFSPDGKTLAFGSDDNTIKLWNLETGEVIATLIGHNSGVISVNFSPDGKILASGSGDNTIKLWNRETGEAIATLTGHYFSVNSVSFSPDGKILASGSGDNTIKLWNRETGETIDTLTIYNLWVNSASFSPDGKTLASGNEDKTIKLWNLETGEAIATITGHDSGVISVSFSPDGKILASGSGDNTIKLWNLETGKNIDTLYGHDSSVNSVSFSPDGKTLASGSDDYTIKLWNIKTGENIDTLYGHDSSVNSVSFSPDGKILASGSGDNTIKLWNIETGEAIDSLTGHYSSVNSVSFSPDGKTLASGSEDNTIKLWNIKTGKNIDTLYGHYSSVNSVSFSPDGKTLASGSDDNKIKLWNLDLDNLLVRGCNWVRDYLKTNPNVSESDRALCDGIYN, from the coding sequence ATGACTCATACGCCCCAGCCAGATGATAGTATAGCGGATAACCAGACATCGTTAAATGCCCTCGTGCGATCGCTTCGGTTATCCCAGGGACAGTTTCGCCTGATTTTGGTGCGCTGTAATTATGGGGAATTACGACAGCGCATGGTGCAACGTCTGCGGGAAGTATCGTCGGTGCCGATTCGCGAGTTGGTTTTACCGGAGTCGGTGGAGTCTCTCTACGGGTTTATTAAGACAGAATTGGCAGATGAAAAACCTCAGGCTGTCATTGTATTGGGGTTGGAGTCGGTTAAGAATCTCACGGGTGTTTTCAAATCCAGTAATTATATCAGAGAGGAGTTGAGTCATAATTTTTCTTTTCCCTTGATTCTCTGGATGAATGATCCGGTTTGGCAAAGGTTGATTCGGGTAGCGCCTGATTTGGAAAGCTGGGCGACGACGGTTGAGTTTCAATGGACAACGGCGGAATTGCTGGAGTTTTTAACCCAGGAAACTGAGAAATTCTTTCGGGCTGATTTAACGGTTTCTCTGGACAATTATGAGGAAATTGAATTAGCCTGGACAGCGTTACAAAAGCGAGGGCAAGCGATAGCGCCAGAGTTAGCCGCTAATCTGGAATTTGTGCGCGGCTTCAATGATTTTAAGCATCACCGATTCGATGAAGCATTATCCCATTATCAGACTTGTCGGGATGTGCTGATAGATGCCCATACTGAGGAATTAGAACGCCAGGGTATCTTGCTTTTACATATCGCCCTCTGTTATTCCCGCAAAGCTGAACAAAATTCAGGGAAGGATGAGCATAATTTGCGAATAAGTCAGGAATATTTTCAGGATTCTATTCAGGAATTTATTGACGCTCAACGGTTGGATTTAATTGCCCCAACGATTCACCACTTTGCCGAAGTTCTGCGACAATTACAAGACTGGGATGATTTAAGGCATTTGGCTGAATCAGCTCAAAGGTTGCATCAGCAGTATGGTACATCTCTGCAAGTGGCTCAAGATTATGGCATTTTAGCAGAAGTAGCGCTGAAGCAGTCGCGCTGGCAATGGGCAAAACCACTGGCGCAAGAAGCACTGACTATTTTAAATCAAAGTCCTGAACGTCATCCGCGTGAACAGGGGTTTTATCGATTTATTTTAGCCAGCGCTTGTCAGTCTTTAGGGGAAATTAAAGCGGCAATTGCTCATTTAGAACAAGGGATAGAGGGAAATCAGCCAGATTATGATCCTCCGCTTTATATCAAGAGTTTGGCAATGTTGCGGTCACTTTATTTTGAGCAAGGATCATACCGGAAGGCATTTGAACTGAAGCAAAATAAACGGTCGATTGAATATCAATATGGATTTCAGGCGTTTGCGGGAGCGTCTCATCTCCAAGCGAAAAAGCAGTTGATTAATGTTGCAGATACATCAAGGTATCAACAGGCGATTATTGCCCAAGAAATCGCTGCTTCGGGTCGAGAAAAGTTTATTAAAGAGTTAATCAAACGAATCTGCAGAACTGACCAGAAACTCACGATTATTCATGGTCAATCCGGTGTCGGCAAAAGTTCAATTATCCAGGCGGGATTAGTTCCAGCCTTGAGACAACAGTTGATTGGAGAACGTGAAGCTTTCCCTGTGGTTCTCAGAGTGTATACCAATTGGGTAGAGACGTTGGGGAGCGGTTTGGCAGAAGCATTAGGGAAAACATTAAATTCAACAGCAGCAATTATCCAACAATTGCGGACTAATGCAGACTGTAACCGGGTAACGGTTCTCATTTTTGACCAGTTTGAAGAGTTTTTCTTTATTGCCAAAGACCAAGGGAAACGACAGGAATTTTATCGGTTTTTGGCGGATTGTCTGGATATTCCCTTTGTAAAACTGATTCTGTCTCTACGAGAAGACTATCTCCATTATCTATTAGAGTGTAATCGCCTGAACTATCTGGGAGCGATTGACCATAATATTTTAGATAAAGATATTCTCTGTTATTTAGGCAACTTTACCCCAGACGAAGCCAGATTAGTCATTGAACGGTTAACCCAACGCTCCCAGTTTTATTTAGAACCTGGATTAATCACGGAATTGGTTAAGGATTTAGCGGTTGAGTTGAATTCAGTGCGTCCAATTGAGTTGCAGATAGTTGGCGCACAGCTTCAGGACGAGAACATTACTAAGCTAGAACAATATCGAGGATTGGGGGATAATCCTAAAGAAGTATTGGTGAACCACTATTTAGAGGGAGTTATTAAAGACTGTGGTCAAGAGAATGACGAAATTACGCGACTGGTTTTATATTGGCTAACCGATGAAAATCTAACTCGTCCTCTGAAGACTCGCAGTGAGTTGAGCAAAGATTTAGATACTGTTGGGTTACAGGTGAAAGAAAGTCAATTATATGATTTAGTTTTACCGATTTTAGTTGGTTCAGGCTTAGTGGTACGGATACCAGAATCTCCTGATAACCGTTATCAATTGGTTCACGATTATTTGGTATCCTTTATTCGTCAAAATCAGACGACTGAACTCTTAGAAGAATTGAACAGAGAAAAAGAGCAACGTCAAATTGGTGAACAACGATTTAATCAGTTTATTAAGATAGCGTTAGTGGGTTCAGTAATGGCTGTATTTGGATTAGCTGGATTAACCTGGCAAGCTGAATCTCAAAGGCGGCGAGCGGAAAAACTTCAGATTGGTCAAAGTGATAGTCTCAGTCGATATTCAGAGGAACTTTTCAACCAGGATAAAATATTTGATGCACTGATAGCTGGTTTACAGGCAGGAATACCACTGCAACAGATATCTGAGAAACAGGTTAATTTTGCGACAAAAGTACGAGTTGCAAATGTACTATGGCAGGCAGTTAATAAGCTGAAACCGTATAACAGCTTAGAAGAACATGATTCGTCGGTCAATAGTGTCAGTTTTAGCCCTGATGGGAAAATATTAGCCTCTGGCAGTGAGGATAAAACAATAAAACTGTGGAATCTAGAAACAGGGGAAGCTATTGCCACCCTAGACGAACATGATTCATCGGTTATTAGTGTAAGTTTCAGCCCCGATGGGAAAACTTTAGCCTCTGGCAGTGAGGATAAAACAATAAAACTGTGGAATCTAGAAACAGGGGAAGCTATTGCCACTCTAGACGAACATGATTCATGGGTCAATAGTGTAAGTTTCAGCCCCGATGGGAAAACTTTAGCCTCTGGAAGTGAGGATAAAACAATAAAACTGTGGAATCTAGAAACAGGGGAAGCTATTGCCACCCTAGACGAACATGATTCATCGGTTATTAGTGTAAGTTTCAGCCCCGATGGAAAAACCTTAGCCTCTGGAAGTGGTGATAATACAATAAAACTGTGGAATCTAGAAACAGGGAAAGCTATTTCCACTCTCACCGGACATGATTCAGGGGTTATTAGTGTAAGTTTTAGCCCCGATGGGAAAACCTTAGCCTCTGGAAGTGGTGATAATACAATTAAACTGTGGAATCTAGAAACAGGTGAAGTTATTGCCACTCTTACCAGATATAATTTATGGGTCAATAGTGTAAGTTTCAGCCCTGATGGGAAAACCTTAGCCTTTGGAAGTGATGATAATACAATTAAACTGTGGAATCTAGAAACAGGTGAAGTTATTGCCACTCTTATTGGACATAATTCAGGGGTTATTAGTGTAAATTTTAGCCCCGATGGGAAAATATTAGCCTCTGGAAGTGGTGATAATACAATTAAACTATGGAATAGAGAAACAGGGGAAGCTATTGCCACTCTTACTGGACATTATTTTTCGGTCAATAGTGTAAGTTTCAGTCCTGATGGGAAAATATTAGCCTCTGGAAGTGGTGATAATACAATTAAACTATGGAATAGAGAAACAGGGGAAACTATTGACACTCTCACCATATATAATTTATGGGTCAATAGTGCAAGTTTCAGCCCTGATGGGAAAACTTTAGCCTCTGGAAATGAGGATAAAACAATAAAACTGTGGAATCTAGAAACAGGGGAAGCAATTGCCACCATTACTGGACATGATTCAGGGGTTATTAGTGTAAGTTTTAGCCCCGATGGGAAAATATTAGCCTCTGGAAGTGGTGATAATACAATTAAACTATGGAATCTAGAAACAGGGAAAAATATTGATACCCTCTATGGACATGATTCATCGGTTAATAGTGTAAGTTTCAGCCCCGATGGGAAAACCTTAGCCTCTGGAAGTGATGATTATACAATAAAACTGTGGAATATAAAAACAGGGGAAAATATTGACACTCTTTATGGACATGATTCATCGGTCAATAGTGTAAGTTTCAGCCCCGATGGTAAAATATTAGCCTCTGGAAGTGGTGATAATACAATTAAACTATGGAATATAGAAACAGGGGAAGCGATTGACAGTCTCACCGGACATTATTCATCGGTCAATAGTGTAAGTTTCAGCCCCGATGGTAAAACTTTAGCCTCTGGAAGTGAGGATAATACAATTAAACTGTGGAATATAAAAACAGGGAAAAATATTGATACTCTCTATGGACATTATTCATCGGTCAATAGTGTAAGTTTCAGCCCCGATGGTAAAACTTTAGCCTCTGGAAGTGACGATAATAAAATTAAACTATGGAATCTGGATTTAGATAACTTACTGGTAAGGGGGTGTAATTGGGTGCGAGACTATCTCAAAACTAACCCCAACGTGAGTGAAAGCGATCGCGCTCTCTGCGACGGCATTTATAATTAG
- a CDS encoding sensor histidine kinase, whose amino-acid sequence MKFSSRLLKLLCKALPKFDPFSLQLRLTVGIAAVSITGLSAVAIWTSWYTQQILIQAQKNHIQYLSDRFPHEVELYSEMMPLEIGMQKTIENLTTGDTLLWVRRSDGSITAQSSALQLNPTNHLLSSQIPLIPKLYRVNGRYWIACGTPLQVQGERLGKIYVAKDITSEQAMFLSLIRTLGIASLLSITVMIVVISFYIKRSLQPLCQMSQLTQTISADDLGQARLHLDKAPSEMKELAQTFDNMLNRLFEAWEQQRQFVSNVSHELRTPLTIVSGYLQSTLRRGKNLTPPQQEALGIAAAEADRTVQLLQDLLDLARVDHGRMHFHLELFVLNDLVAEVVEMAVQYSNRVIDSDINRELIEVLADRDRLKQVLLNLIDNAVKYSDPDQPVTVKLDKPGEQVRIQVCDRGQGIPLAQQSRIFERFYRGDENRARSPGGTGLGLSIVKTLVEGMGGQVSVRSQLSQGSVFTVLLPAPS is encoded by the coding sequence ATGAAATTTTCCAGCCGTCTGCTCAAATTATTATGTAAAGCCTTACCCAAATTTGACCCTTTTTCACTACAGTTGCGATTAACAGTAGGTATCGCCGCCGTATCGATTACGGGATTAAGTGCTGTTGCCATCTGGACGAGTTGGTACACGCAGCAAATCCTGATTCAAGCCCAAAAAAATCATATTCAATATCTTAGCGATCGCTTCCCCCATGAGGTAGAACTGTACAGTGAAATGATGCCCCTAGAAATAGGGATGCAAAAGACGATTGAAAACTTAACTACGGGAGATACGCTGTTATGGGTGCGTCGTTCTGATGGCTCAATTACCGCTCAATCCTCAGCCTTACAGCTTAATCCAACCAATCATTTATTGTCCTCACAGATACCCCTAATCCCTAAATTATATCGGGTGAACGGACGCTATTGGATCGCCTGTGGTACTCCCTTACAGGTGCAGGGTGAACGGCTGGGTAAGATTTATGTGGCAAAGGATATTACCAGCGAACAAGCTATGTTTTTGAGTTTAATTCGCACGTTAGGGATTGCCAGTTTGCTCTCCATTACCGTTATGATTGTGGTCATTTCCTTTTATATTAAGCGATCGCTGCAACCGTTATGTCAGATGAGTCAACTCACCCAAACCATTTCCGCTGACGATTTAGGACAAGCGCGGCTGCATCTGGATAAAGCGCCGAGTGAGATGAAAGAATTAGCGCAAACCTTTGATAATATGTTAAATCGCCTGTTTGAGGCATGGGAACAACAGCGGCAATTTGTCAGTAATGTGTCCCATGAATTGCGAACGCCGTTGACGATTGTTTCTGGATATCTACAAAGCACATTACGGCGCGGTAAAAACTTAACGCCACCTCAGCAGGAAGCCTTGGGAATTGCTGCCGCTGAAGCCGACCGGACGGTTCAACTATTACAAGATTTATTGGACTTAGCCCGGGTTGATCATGGCAGAATGCATTTTCATTTAGAACTATTTGTGCTTAATGATTTAGTTGCCGAAGTTGTAGAGATGGCGGTACAATATAGTAATCGAGTGATTGATAGTGATATAAATAGGGAACTTATTGAAGTTTTAGCCGATCGCGATCGCCTCAAGCAAGTGTTACTAAATTTAATTGACAATGCGGTAAAATATTCAGACCCCGATCAACCTGTTACCGTCAAATTAGACAAACCAGGAGAACAGGTAAGGATTCAGGTATGCGATCGCGGACAAGGTATTCCCTTAGCGCAGCAATCTCGTATCTTTGAGAGATTTTATCGCGGGGATGAGAATCGCGCCCGTTCGCCTGGAGGGACAGGTTTAGGCTTATCGATTGTGAAGACTTTGGTAGAAGGAATGGGGGGTCAAGTTAGCGTGCGATCGCAACTGAGTCAAGGGAGTGTATTTACGGTATTATTGCCTGCACCAAGTTAG
- a CDS encoding sucrose synthase: protein MLNLIQNVLDCEERNDLRQFASQLKQSGPRYLLRNDILSDFSKYCADQEKPDYFYHSSNLGRLIYYTQEIILDQESLYLIIRPKIAEQEAFQVLEDLTVEPITIQTLLDVRDRFVNHYRPNEGDVLELDFKPFYDYSPIIRDSKNIGKGVQFLNRFLSSKLFQDPRQWQESLFNFLSLHEVQGTQLLINGRIKSQQQLSDQVKLALGFVSDRAEDEPYESFRFKLQDMGFEAGWGNTASRVRETLEILDELIDSPDHQGLEEFLSRIPMIFRIVLVSIHGWFGQEGVLGRPDTGGQVVYVLDQARSLEKQLQEDIKLAGLELLKVKPKVIILSRLIPNNDGTRCNERLEKVHGTDNAWILRVPFREFNPNYTQNWISRFEIWPYLETYAIDAEKELRAEFQGVPDFIVGNYSDGNLVAFLLSRRMDVTQCIVAHALEKSKYLFSNLYWQELEDQYHFSIQFTADLIAMNAANFIISSTYQEIVGKPDSVGQYESYQNFTMPDLYHVVNGIELFSPKFNVVPPGVNEQVYFPYTRSEDRVPRDCERLEELLFTLDDPSQVYGKLDDPTKRPLFSIARLDRIKNLTGLTECFGKSKALQEQCNLIFVAGKLRTEDSTDNEEKDEIVKLYRLIDEYNLHGKIRWLGVRLPKLDSGEIYRVIADHRGIFVQPALFEAFGLTILEAMISGLPTFGTQFGGPLEIIQDKVNGFLINPTNLEETAQKILEFLSKCEQNPDYWLEISNRGMERVYSTYTWKIHTSRLLSLARIYGFWNYTSKEKREDLLRYIESLFYLIYKPRAQQLLEEHLKR, encoded by the coding sequence ATGCTCAATCTAATCCAGAATGTACTCGATTGTGAAGAACGCAATGATTTACGCCAATTTGCCAGTCAATTAAAACAGTCAGGACCCCGGTATTTACTGCGAAACGATATTCTGTCTGATTTTAGTAAATACTGCGCTGACCAGGAGAAACCGGACTATTTTTATCATTCCTCGAATCTAGGACGACTGATTTATTACACCCAGGAAATTATTCTCGATCAGGAAAGTCTTTATCTAATCATCCGCCCCAAGATTGCCGAACAAGAAGCGTTTCAAGTTCTAGAAGACTTAACCGTTGAGCCGATCACGATTCAAACACTGCTCGATGTGCGCGATCGCTTCGTCAACCATTATCGTCCTAATGAAGGGGATGTCCTGGAACTGGATTTTAAGCCATTCTATGATTATAGTCCAATTATTCGGGACTCGAAAAACATTGGCAAGGGGGTTCAGTTTCTGAATCGCTTTCTGTCTAGTAAGCTGTTTCAAGATCCGCGCCAATGGCAAGAGTCGCTATTTAATTTCCTCAGTCTCCATGAAGTACAAGGGACTCAACTGCTAATTAACGGACGGATTAAAAGCCAACAACAGCTTTCTGATCAGGTGAAATTAGCCCTGGGATTTGTGAGCGATCGCGCCGAGGATGAACCTTATGAAAGTTTTCGTTTCAAGCTGCAAGACATGGGGTTTGAAGCGGGTTGGGGGAATACAGCAAGTCGCGTCCGAGAAACCCTAGAAATCCTGGATGAACTGATTGATTCTCCGGATCACCAGGGATTAGAAGAATTTCTGTCCCGTATCCCGATGATTTTCCGGATTGTCTTAGTTTCCATTCATGGGTGGTTTGGACAAGAAGGCGTTTTAGGGCGTCCCGATACCGGGGGTCAAGTGGTTTATGTCCTGGATCAGGCTCGGAGTTTAGAAAAGCAGCTACAAGAAGATATTAAACTGGCTGGGTTAGAGTTGCTCAAGGTCAAGCCCAAAGTTATTATCTTATCCCGGTTAATTCCCAACAATGATGGCACTCGTTGTAACGAACGCCTAGAAAAAGTTCATGGTACGGATAATGCTTGGATCTTGCGGGTTCCCTTCCGAGAATTTAATCCCAACTATACCCAGAACTGGATTTCTCGGTTTGAGATTTGGCCCTATCTGGAAACCTATGCGATTGATGCGGAAAAAGAACTCCGGGCAGAATTTCAAGGGGTTCCTGATTTCATTGTTGGCAACTATTCAGATGGTAACTTGGTGGCATTTCTCCTATCCCGCCGCATGGATGTAACCCAGTGTATTGTCGCCCACGCCTTGGAAAAGTCTAAATACCTATTTAGTAATCTCTACTGGCAGGAATTAGAAGACCAATATCATTTCTCGATCCAATTTACTGCTGATTTGATTGCCATGAATGCGGCGAACTTTATTATCAGCAGTACGTATCAGGAGATTGTTGGCAAGCCGGATAGTGTGGGTCAGTATGAATCCTACCAGAATTTCACCATGCCAGATTTGTATCATGTGGTGAATGGAATTGAGTTATTTTCACCTAAGTTTAATGTGGTGCCGCCGGGAGTGAATGAACAGGTTTACTTCCCCTATACTCGTAGTGAGGATCGAGTGCCTCGCGATTGTGAACGGTTAGAGGAGTTACTTTTTACTTTAGATGATCCGTCTCAAGTTTATGGCAAGTTAGATGATCCGACAAAGCGTCCTCTCTTCTCAATAGCACGTCTTGACCGGATTAAAAATCTGACGGGTTTAACGGAATGTTTTGGTAAGAGTAAAGCGTTACAAGAACAGTGTAACCTGATTTTCGTTGCTGGGAAATTACGCACGGAAGACTCGACGGATAACGAGGAAAAGGATGAAATTGTTAAACTTTACCGACTCATCGACGAGTACAATTTACATGGCAAAATTCGCTGGTTAGGCGTGCGCTTACCGAAGCTGGATTCGGGGGAAATCTACCGCGTGATTGCGGATCACCGAGGAATTTTTGTTCAACCTGCGCTGTTTGAAGCGTTTGGTTTGACTATTTTGGAAGCGATGATTTCCGGGTTGCCCACGTTTGGCACGCAGTTTGGGGGTCCGTTGGAGATTATTCAGGATAAAGTGAATGGGTTCTTAATTAACCCTACGAATCTGGAAGAAACTGCCCAGAAGATTTTGGAGTTTCTGTCTAAATGTGAACAAAATCCTGATTATTGGTTGGAGATTTCCAATCGGGGAATGGAACGGGTGTACAGTACCTATACCTGGAAGATTCACACCAGCCGCCTGTTATCCTTGGCGCGGATTTATGGGTTTTGGAATTATACCTCGAAAGAAAAACGGGAGGATTTGTTGCGGTATATTGAGTCATTGTTCTATCTTATTTACAAGCCTCGCGCCCAACAGTTGTTAGAAGAACATCTGAAGCGTTGA
- a CDS encoding carboxypeptidase M32, with product MQTIEKTETKLLELKTRLSEITDIEAAASLLYWDQATYMPPKGAAARGRQLATLQQISHSKFTDPAMGELLEDLRSLEASLPYDSDEASLVRVTRRKYERAARVPATFMAKFSRHRTDTYGAWVAARPDNNFAAVEPYLEKTLELSRELANFFPGYDHIADPLIDFADYGMQAGFLRSLFAQLRDELVPIVEAITAQPMTDDRCLHQYYPAQDQLAFTLKIIEQLGYDFQRGRQDQTHHPFMINFSTEDVRITTRVYDNDLGQALFSSIHEMGHGLYEQGISPTLEGTPLAGGTSAGIHESQSRLWENIVGRSRGFWQFFYPQLQAAFPHQLKDISLETFYRAINKVVRSLIRTDADEVTYNLHVMIRFDLELDLLEGKLAVRDLPEAWRERYRSDLGIVPETDMDGVLQDVHWYTSQIGGMFQCYTLGNLMSSQIFEAALVAHPEILANIEQGQFSTLHNWLRENIYQHGCKYTAAELIKGVTGADLHIAPFIRYIRQKYGQLYDL from the coding sequence ATGCAGACTATCGAAAAGACAGAAACCAAACTCCTAGAGCTGAAAACCCGCCTGAGTGAGATTACCGATATCGAAGCCGCCGCGTCTTTGTTGTATTGGGATCAGGCAACCTATATGCCGCCCAAAGGCGCAGCCGCTCGGGGACGGCAGTTAGCAACGTTGCAACAAATTTCTCATAGTAAATTTACTGATCCAGCCATGGGTGAGCTTCTAGAGGACTTACGCTCCCTAGAAGCCAGTTTGCCCTACGACTCGGATGAAGCCAGTTTAGTGCGGGTTACCCGCCGCAAATATGAGCGGGCGGCGCGGGTTCCTGCGACGTTTATGGCAAAATTTTCTCGCCATCGTACCGATACGTATGGGGCTTGGGTTGCCGCACGCCCGGACAATAATTTTGCGGCTGTTGAACCCTATCTGGAAAAAACCCTGGAGTTGAGCCGGGAATTGGCGAACTTTTTCCCCGGATATGATCATATTGCTGATCCGTTAATTGATTTTGCCGATTATGGGATGCAAGCGGGCTTTTTGCGATCGCTGTTTGCCCAGTTGCGAGACGAATTAGTGCCGATTGTGGAAGCGATTACCGCCCAACCGATGACGGATGATCGGTGTTTGCATCAATATTATCCGGCTCAAGATCAGTTAGCCTTTACCTTAAAAATCATTGAGCAGTTGGGGTATGACTTCCAACGGGGACGACAAGATCAAACCCATCACCCCTTTATGATTAACTTCTCTACAGAGGATGTGCGAATTACTACTCGCGTCTACGACAATGACTTAGGACAGGCGCTGTTTAGTAGTATTCATGAAATGGGTCATGGGTTGTATGAACAAGGGATTAGCCCAACCTTGGAAGGAACGCCCTTAGCGGGTGGGACTTCGGCAGGGATTCATGAAAGCCAATCTCGGCTGTGGGAAAATATCGTCGGGCGCAGTCGCGGCTTTTGGCAATTCTTCTATCCCCAACTACAAGCTGCGTTTCCCCATCAACTTAAGGATATTTCCTTAGAGACATTCTACCGAGCCATCAACAAAGTCGTGCGATCGCTCATTCGCACGGATGCAGATGAGGTGACGTACAACCTGCATGTGATGATTCGCTTTGATTTGGAACTGGACTTGCTAGAAGGAAAATTAGCCGTCAGGGACTTACCGGAAGCCTGGAGAGAACGCTATCGGTCTGATTTAGGCATTGTCCCCGAAACGGATATGGATGGCGTTCTCCAAGACGTTCACTGGTATACCAGTCAAATTGGCGGGATGTTCCAATGCTATACCCTAGGCAACTTGATGAGCAGCCAAATTTTTGAAGCCGCCTTAGTCGCTCATCCGGAAATCTTAGCTAATATTGAGCAAGGACAATTCAGTACCTTGCATAATTGGTTAAGAGAAAACATATACCAACACGGTTGCAAGTACACGGCGGCTGAATTAATCAAGGGCGTCACTGGTGCAGATTTGCACATCGCTCCATTCATCCGTTATATCCGGCAAAAGTACGGGCAACTTTACGATTTGTAA
- a CDS encoding UPF0175 family protein, whose amino-acid sequence MSLVISDEIIRASGLSEPDFLLEIVLLLFKQKKISLAKASHLLGIPRIRFQHELASRQIPIHYDVEDFETDLSNLRAAGRL is encoded by the coding sequence ATGAGTTTAGTTATTTCTGATGAAATTATTAGGGCAAGTGGATTATCTGAACCTGATTTCCTCTTAGAAATTGTTCTGCTGCTATTTAAGCAGAAAAAAATCAGTCTGGCTAAGGCAAGTCATTTGTTAGGGATACCCCGAATTCGGTTTCAGCACGAATTAGCGTCTCGTCAGATTCCGATTCACTATGATGTGGAGGATTTTGAAACAGATTTAAGCAATTTACGGGCAGCAGGACGGTTGTGA